Proteins encoded within one genomic window of Episyrphus balteatus chromosome 1, idEpiBalt1.1, whole genome shotgun sequence:
- the LOC129906218 gene encoding G protein-coupled receptor kinase 1, with protein MADLEAVLADVSYLMAMEKSKCTPAARASKKLILPDPSVRSVMYKYMEKENELNFHKIFNQVFGYLLFKEFCEGDFEEPIQHLKFYEQIKAFEKTECCDDRKSLAREIYDNFIMKEMLSHTHEYSKEAVANVQKYLLKNEVPINLFEPYIEEIFSHLKSKPFKKFVESDKFTRFCQWKNLELNMQLTMNDFSVHRIIGRGGFGEVYGCRKADSGKMYAMKCLDKKRIKMKQGETLALNERTMLSAVSTGADCPFIVCMTYAFHTPDKLCFILDLMNGGDLHYHLSQHGVFNEAQMKFYAAEVILGLEHMHKRFIVYRDLKPANILLDENGHVRISDLGLACDFSRKKPHASVGTHGYMAPEVLSKGTPYDSSADWFSFGCMLYKLLKGHSPFRQHKTKDKHEIDRMTLTMNIEFPDVFSAELKNLLECLLQRDTEKRLGCMGKGAEEIKQHPFFTGIDWNQVYIQKYTPPLIPPRGEVNAADAFDIGSFDEEDTKGIKLTEADQEQYRYFPLTISERWQQEVAETVFDAVNIETDKIEQKRKSKQKMHFDADERESDCILHGYIKKLGGSFASVWQTKYAKLYPNRLELHTESGNNKPELFFMDQVEEVSPDFVLYKGEQCIQIRINDGIRDGRLILTNSDEIGLKEWAFSLRSAHKVSQQLLGNMARKAGKIYGSEREAAKPLYIIGNPSPKSNISN; from the exons ATGGCGGATCTCGAGGCTGTTTTGGCCGATGTCAGCTATTTAATGGCAATGGAAAAATCTAAATGTACTCCAGCAgcaagagcaagtaaaaaattaatattacccGATCCAAG TGTTCGTAGTGTAATGTACAAATATATGGAGAAGGAAAATGAATTAAACTTCCATAAAATATTCAATCAAGTTTTTG GATATCTTTTATTCAAAGAGTTTTGTGAAGGTGACTTTGAAGAACCTATACAgcatcttaaattttatgaacaa ATAAAAGCGTTTGAAAAAACTGAATGCTGCGATGATCGAAAAAGTTTGGCACGTGAAATTTACGATAATTTTATTATGAAGGAGATGCTCTCGCACACGCAC gaaTATTCGAAAGAGGCGGTTGCTAATGTTCAgaaatatctattaaaaaatgaaGTTCCAATTAACTTATTTGAG ccttATATCGAAGAAATATTTAGTCATCTCAAATCGAAGCCTTTCAAAAAATTCGTGGAAag CGATAAATTTACTCGTTTCTGTCAATGGAAAAATTTAGAACTTAATATGCAA CTCACTATGAATGACTTTAGTGTTCACAGAATAATCGGACGCGGAGGTTTTGGTGAAGTTTATGGTTGTAGAAAAGCTGATAGTGGCAAAATGTATGCAATGAAGTGCTTGGATAAAAAGAGGATAAAAATGAAACAAGGCGAAACCTTAGCTCTTAACGAAAGGACTATGCTCTCAGCTGTTAGCACTGGG GCCGATTGTCCCTTTATCGTATGTATGACCTACGCTTTCCATACTCCAGATAAATTATGCTTCATTCTTGACTTGATGAATGGTGGTGATTTGCACTATCACCTATCACAACACGGTGTTTTTAATGAGGCACAAATGAAGTTCTATGCGGCTGAG gtaataCTTGGTTTGGAGCACATGCACAAGCGTTTTATCGTATATAGAGACTTGAAACCCGCAAACATTCTCTTAGATGAAAATGGACACGTACGAATATCTGATTTGGGTTTGGCTTGtgatttctcaagaaaaaaaccACATGCATCAGTAGGAACACACGGTTATATGGCTCCCGAAGTGCTATCAAAAGGAACTCCATATGATTCAAGTGCTGATTGGTTCAGTTTTGGTTGCATGCTATATAAGTTATTAAAAGGTCATTCTCCTTTCCGACAGCACAAAACTAAGGATAAACATGAGATTGATCGCATGACATTAACAATG AATATCGAATTTCCGGATGTATTCAGTGCggaattaaaaaatcttttggaGTGTCTTCTACAGAGAGATACTGAAAAACGTTTGGGTTGTATGGGCAAAGG AGCTGAGGAAATAAAACAGCATCCATTTTTTACTGGAATTGACTGGAATCAGGTTTATATTCAGAAATATACACCTCCACTTATACCACCGAGAGGAGAAGTTAATGCTGCGGATGCGTTTGATATAGGATCATTTGACGAAGAAGATACAAAAGGAATAAAATTAACAGAAGCAGATCAGGAGCAATATAGATATTTTCCACTTACGATCTCTGAAAG ATGGCAACAAGAAGTAGCCGAAACAGTTTTTGACGCTGTTAACATAGAAACTgacaaaattgaacaaaaacgcaaatcaaaacagaaaatgcattttgacgCCGATGAGCGAGAATCCGATTGTATACTCCATGGTTACATTAAAAAACTGGGAGGTTCTTTTGCATCAGTGTGGCAAACCAAATACGCAAAGTTATATCCCAATAG actGGAACTTCATACTGAGAGTGGCAACAATAAACCAGAACTCTTTTTCATGGATCAAGTTGAAGAAGTTTCACCAGATTTTGTTCTTTACAAAGGAGAGCAATGTATTCAAATTCGTATTAATGATGGGATTCGCGATGGGAGGCTCATTTTAACCAATTCA GATGAAATTGGTTTAAAGGAATGGGCATTCTCATTGCGTTCAGCACACAAAGTCTCTCAACAATTGCTGGGAAATATGGCTCGTAAAGCAGGCAAAATATACGGAAGCGAGAGAGAAGCGGCCAAACCATTGTATATAATCGGCAATCCATCACCAAAATCCAATATATCCAATTAG
- the LOC129906219 gene encoding mRNA-decapping enzyme 1A, with protein sequence MADQSKNRMNLAAIKRVDPYAKDIVDSTAHVAFYTFNSDENEWEKTDVEGAFFIYSRNAEPFNSIFINNRLNTTSFVEPITGQLEIQSQAPFLLYRNERSRIRGFWFYNSSECDRIGDLVCSLIQDCVVKQKTSGTAANQSVNIFNMLSKAQQDFQSGLNTGGGGGGGGGGGNNQQDLGSRNVMNFFAAAKPTPSSELPLFRRLLSNTLSVEQLEKQQVKAPLNETLQQLPKIEPELMSKINLLKKPEQPKCDLEMSPLAKFLNIQNIMKPSSASLNKDSELPKNAVVRHPVEQPSAPKPALMPPTMFEKSIKVDKIAQDSSVTCNPVKPLTQSQLVKTICYLIKNDSEFVRKIHEAYVKQFSEISNDFLDD encoded by the coding sequence atGGCCGATCAAAGTAAAAACCGTATGAACCTAGCAGCCATCAAAAGAGTAGATCCATATGCAAAAGACATAGTAGACTCAACAGCACATGTGGCATTCTACACATTCAATTCCGACGAAAACGAATGGGAAAAGACCGATGTTGAAGGAGCTTTCTTCATCTACAGCCGCAATGCCGAACCATTCAATAGTATTTTCATCAATAATCGTCTAAATACAACTTCTTTTGTCGAACCCATAACCGGGCAATTAGAAATTCAATCACAGGCACCATTCCTCTTATATCGCAATGAAAGATCCAGAATTCGAGGATTTTGGTTCTACAACAGCTCCGAATGCGATCGCATTGGTGACCTTGTTTGCAGCTTAATTCAAGATTGTGTTGTGAAACAAAAAACGTCCGGAACTGCGGCCAATCAAAGTGTTAACATATTCAATATGCTTAGCAAAGCACAACAAGATTTTCAAAGTGGTTTAAATACCGGCGGCGGTGGTGGCGGCGGAGGAGGCGGCGGCAACAATCAACAAGATTTGGGTTCCCGGAACGTGATGAACTTTTTTGCAGCTGCCAAGCCGACGCCGTCGTCTGAATTGCCACTCTTCCGACGTCTCTTGTCAAACACCCTCTCTGTTGAACAATTGGAGAAGCAACAAGTTAAAGCGCCACTGAACGAAACCTTGCAACAACTACCCAAAATAGAACCCGAATTGATGAGCAAAATCAACTTGCTAAAGAAACCAGAACAACCTAAATGTGATTTGGAAATGTCCCCCCTTGCAAAGTTCCTTAACATACAGAATATAATGAAACCGTCGTCGGCCTCACTCAACAAAGATTCTGAACTCCCAAAGAATGCAGTAGTACGACACCCAGTGGAACAGCCAAGTGCCCCTAAGCCAGCTTTAATGCCTCCAACGATGTTTGAAAAGTCGATAAAAGTTGATAAAATTGCTCAGGATTCGAGTGTAACTTGTAATCCTGTTAAACCATTAACACAGTCGCAGCTTGTAAAGACTATTTGTTATTTAATCAAAAACGATTCGGAATTTGTAAGGAAAATCCATGAGGCCTATGTGAAGCAATTCTCTGAGATATCTAATGACTTTTTGGATGATTAG